GTCCAATTGGGCAAGGTAATGAAGTTACGCTTAGTCAGGATGATGTTGTGACACTCGGCGACTATCAAATTCAGGTAACCATTCAACAAAGGCAGTTGGCTGAGTCGCCAGAACAACCTGTTGAGTCAACACTCGTCTCAGAACCGCACACAAGCGATGACTTTATCAACCAGGATGATTTTGGCTTAAGTGCCTCTGAGCTTCTAAAAGACAGTGCTTCTTCAGAATTTCAGTTGGATATCGGTTTGATGGATGATTTTGTTGAGCCATCTATACAAACCCAGCAAGAGCAAGAGTTGCCGCATTTTGCAGTCGAAGAGCCGATAAAAGCACATCAAAAAACAAGTTCAAATAAAGATGTTGAAGCGTTTATTCGTGGTTTAGGCATCAGCCCTAATATGGTTCCTGATGAGCAGCGTGAGTTATGGTTCCAACAGTTAGGGGAGTCTTTTTCCTTAATGTTAACGGGATTAATGGAGACGTTACATCACCGTGCTGAATTCAAACAAAGTAACCGTTTAAACCACACCGCATTTAGAAAGTCTGAGAATAACCCTCTTAAGTTTTCAGCTAATTTGGAAGACGCTATACACAACCTTTACAACCGAAAAACCGCGAGTTTTATGCGACCTGATTTAGCTATAAAAGAGGCGTTTAATGACGTTGAAAACCATGAAAAAGCATTGATGCAAGGCGTAAATGGAACGGTAATAAGTGTTATGTCGTTAGTCGAACCGTCTTCCATTTATTCTGAGTCACTTTCCAATGATAGTTTTTTGAATAAAGTAATGCCAGCAAGGAAATATTCTCAAAGCTGGAAAAGATTTGAAGCTATCTATAACCAATTAGCTGATGATGTAGTTAATAAAGAAAGTCCATTCTATTTGGATGACTTTGCTAAGCATTATGAAAATGCTCTAAGACGTGACAGTTAAGGTTAAATTATGAAATTAATTAAAGAAATAACATTGCTGATATTAATGACAGTACTTGTTGGTTGTTCAGCAGCAAACTTAGTGGTTGCTCCTTATGCTGATTTAGAAATAACCGCAAATCACAATATAAATCCAGATTCTAACGGAAGGCCATCGCCCGTCGTTATTTACATTTTCGAACTAACGTCTCCGACCGTATTTGAAAGCCAGGACTTCTTCTCAATATACGAAAGTTACGACAAAGTACTTGGTCCAGATTTAGTCAATAAATTTGAGATATCACTAACGCCAGGTCAAAAAGAAATCTACCAAGCCAGCATGTCCCCTCAAACTGAATACCTAGGATTGGTTGCTGCGTTTCGCGATATCGAAAACTCGAATTGGAGACAAGTAATCCAAGTCGACAAGACAGGTTACAACACTTACCAAATCCAATTAGAAGATCTGTCTTTGTTCGTGAAATAACCTTGGTGACTATTCAATGACACAATTTTCCCGTACTGCTTGGTGTGAGGGGATGTTTTTGCGTCCTCAACATTTCCAGCAAAGTGAACGAGCTACTTCCTACGAATATAAAGGGTTAGTTAACTTACAGCATGCTTATAACTGGGGC
This portion of the Vibrio hyugaensis genome encodes:
- the tssJ gene encoding type VI secretion system lipoprotein TssJ, with protein sequence MKLIKEITLLILMTVLVGCSAANLVVAPYADLEITANHNINPDSNGRPSPVVIYIFELTSPTVFESQDFFSIYESYDKVLGPDLVNKFEISLTPGQKEIYQASMSPQTEYLGLVAAFRDIENSNWRQVIQVDKTGYNTYQIQLEDLSLFVK
- the tagH gene encoding type VI secretion system-associated FHA domain protein TagH, which codes for MTLVLTITSFHKFTPEIESEFIFDAKGEHEKVSFGRSEQCDWILPDPERVISGKHGELIKFGDKYLIKDLSTNGTFVNNSVSPIGQGNEVTLSQDDVVTLGDYQIQVTIQQRQLAESPEQPVESTLVSEPHTSDDFINQDDFGLSASELLKDSASSEFQLDIGLMDDFVEPSIQTQQEQELPHFAVEEPIKAHQKTSSNKDVEAFIRGLGISPNMVPDEQRELWFQQLGESFSLMLTGLMETLHHRAEFKQSNRLNHTAFRKSENNPLKFSANLEDAIHNLYNRKTASFMRPDLAIKEAFNDVENHEKALMQGVNGTVISVMSLVEPSSIYSESLSNDSFLNKVMPARKYSQSWKRFEAIYNQLADDVVNKESPFYLDDFAKHYENALRRDS